In Pedobacter heparinus DSM 2366, the following are encoded in one genomic region:
- a CDS encoding beta-N-acetylhexosaminidase, which produces MKNIIALCCFCLVSYTVTGQTSVSPAPALSAETASILNSPPEIAIIPEPVAIVKQEGYFILPANVTIQCADVPENKQVLAFLEERLSAATGSYVSAVSKTTPSASIKLLINDKADHTLAAEGYHLQVTPNHITIRANKPAGLFYGVQTLLQLFPAAIESKEKVEDIEWKAPCVEITDYPRVGWRGLMFDVARHFFTKEEVKQYIDAMVRYKYNVLHLHLTDDEGWRIEIKGLPKLTEVGAWNVKKVGEFGNFIPPVADEPRNYGGFYTQDDIRELVAYAKARFVNILPEIDVPGHSLAAVSSYPELSCTPGAENYRVRSGERIMDWSRGAPPIALVDNTLCPANEKVYSFLDTIITQVAALFPFDYIHMGGDEAPFNFWEKNDSVKALMQKEGLKDMHQVQGYFEKRVQKIVEAKGKKFIGWDEILDGDLPSSAAVMSWRGMKYGTEAAKKKHEVVMSPSTFAYLDYMQADAITEPRVYASLRLSKSYEFDPVPADVDPKYIKGGQANLWTEQVYNIRQAEYMTWPRGMAIAESVWSPAAKKNWTNFFGRVEQHFKRLDVAETKYAPSVYDPIFKVSRSADRQLQIELSTEVEGLDIYYSFDNSFPDRFYPKYTEKLTPPKDATMLKVITYRGKNQVGRMMNMPIEELNKRAGKK; this is translated from the coding sequence ATGAAGAACATCATTGCCTTATGCTGCTTTTGTTTAGTAAGCTACACCGTTACAGGTCAGACTTCCGTTTCCCCTGCTCCTGCTTTATCTGCTGAAACCGCCAGTATATTGAACAGCCCTCCGGAGATAGCCATTATACCAGAACCGGTGGCCATAGTTAAACAGGAAGGCTATTTTATTTTACCTGCCAATGTAACCATACAATGTGCCGATGTGCCGGAAAACAAGCAGGTGCTTGCCTTTCTGGAAGAGCGGCTTTCTGCCGCAACAGGCAGTTATGTTTCGGCAGTGAGCAAAACTACACCATCGGCCAGCATTAAACTGCTCATCAACGATAAAGCTGACCATACACTGGCTGCAGAAGGATACCATTTGCAGGTTACACCCAATCACATTACCATCAGGGCCAATAAACCAGCCGGACTTTTTTATGGTGTACAAACACTGTTGCAGCTTTTTCCTGCGGCCATAGAAAGCAAGGAAAAGGTGGAAGATATAGAATGGAAAGCCCCTTGTGTTGAAATCACAGACTATCCGCGTGTAGGCTGGCGGGGACTGATGTTTGATGTTGCCCGTCATTTTTTTACCAAAGAAGAGGTAAAACAATACATTGATGCGATGGTACGCTACAAATACAATGTACTGCATTTGCACCTGACTGATGATGAAGGCTGGAGAATAGAAATTAAAGGCCTGCCTAAATTAACTGAAGTTGGGGCATGGAATGTAAAAAAAGTGGGTGAGTTTGGAAACTTCATCCCCCCTGTGGCAGATGAGCCGCGTAACTATGGCGGTTTTTATACCCAGGACGACATCAGGGAGCTGGTGGCTTATGCCAAAGCAAGGTTCGTAAATATTTTACCCGAAATAGATGTACCTGGCCACAGTTTGGCAGCAGTGAGTTCCTATCCGGAGCTTTCCTGTACACCAGGTGCTGAAAATTACCGTGTACGTTCAGGAGAAAGGATCATGGACTGGTCTAGAGGTGCCCCTCCGATTGCCCTGGTAGACAACACACTTTGTCCGGCCAATGAAAAAGTATACAGCTTTCTGGATACCATAATTACACAGGTGGCAGCGTTATTTCCGTTCGACTATATCCATATGGGCGGTGATGAGGCCCCTTTCAATTTCTGGGAGAAAAACGACTCCGTTAAAGCACTGATGCAGAAAGAAGGATTAAAAGATATGCATCAGGTACAGGGTTACTTTGAAAAACGCGTACAGAAAATTGTAGAAGCAAAGGGCAAGAAATTTATTGGCTGGGATGAGATTTTAGATGGCGATCTGCCATCCAGCGCTGCTGTGATGAGCTGGCGGGGCATGAAATACGGAACCGAAGCCGCAAAAAAGAAACATGAAGTAGTGATGAGTCCAAGCACTTTTGCTTACCTGGATTATATGCAGGCCGATGCCATTACCGAACCCAGGGTGTATGCTTCATTGCGTTTAAGCAAGTCTTACGAGTTTGATCCGGTACCGGCAGATGTAGACCCTAAATACATTAAAGGCGGACAGGCAAACTTATGGACGGAACAGGTATATAACATTCGTCAGGCCGAATACATGACCTGGCCAAGGGGCATGGCCATTGCCGAATCGGTATGGTCGCCAGCCGCCAAAAAGAACTGGACCAATTTCTTTGGCCGTGTGGAACAGCATTTCAAGCGACTGGATGTGGCCGAAACCAAGTATGCACCAAGTGTATATGACCCGATATTTAAGGTCAGCAGATCGGCAGACAGGCAGCTCCAGATAGAGCTGAGCACGGAAGTAGAGGGTCTGGACATTTATTACAGCTTTGACAATTCTTTTCCTGACCGCTTTTATCCTAAGTACACAGAGAAATTGACACCGCCAAAAGATGCGACCATGTTAAAGGTGATCACTTACAGGGGGAAAAACCAGGTAGGCAGGATGATGAACATGCCAATAGAGGAGCTGAACAAAAGAGCAGGTAAAAAATAA
- the truA gene encoding tRNA pseudouridine(38-40) synthase TruA, whose translation MRYFVHIGYNGLKYNGWQKQPGVMNVQGVIENALSKVLKTPVFIIGCGRTDAHVHASQFFFHMDVEQDWDFDLVFRMNKLLPAGIAIFEVIQMDGLQHARFDAVLRSYDYFIHTYKDPFLNGLSSFYLLDKLDFDKMKQAAAILPKYKDFRAFCTSPDKYEHTLCNVMSASLAVDENGDKLRFQISSNRFLSKMIRIIMGQLLKIGRGVLSVDEFEHYLIYNQTPELITPAHPQGLYLSKVTYPYLNLPPRTEFSSILQKQSDLSWQLL comes from the coding sequence TTGAGGTACTTCGTACACATCGGTTACAATGGCTTAAAATACAATGGCTGGCAAAAACAGCCTGGGGTGATGAACGTGCAGGGTGTGATAGAAAATGCGCTTAGCAAGGTATTAAAAACCCCTGTATTTATCATCGGATGCGGGCGCACGGATGCGCATGTACATGCAAGCCAGTTTTTCTTCCATATGGATGTGGAGCAGGACTGGGATTTTGATCTTGTGTTCAGGATGAACAAGCTGCTGCCTGCGGGAATTGCCATTTTTGAGGTTATCCAGATGGATGGTTTGCAGCATGCCCGTTTTGATGCTGTATTGCGCTCGTACGATTATTTTATCCATACCTATAAAGATCCCTTTTTAAATGGCCTCAGCTCATTTTACCTGCTGGATAAGCTGGACTTTGATAAAATGAAACAGGCGGCGGCGATATTACCGAAATACAAAGATTTCAGGGCCTTCTGTACCAGTCCGGATAAATATGAACATACCCTGTGCAATGTGATGTCGGCCAGTCTTGCTGTAGATGAAAATGGCGACAAACTCCGCTTCCAGATCTCTTCGAACCGTTTTTTGAGTAAAATGATCCGGATCATTATGGGACAGCTGTTGAAGATTGGGCGTGGGGTATTGAGTGTGGATGAATTTGAACATTACCTTATTTACAACCAAACGCCCGAACTGATTACCCCGGCACATCCACAAGGGCTGTATTTATCTAAAGTTACCTACCCCTACCTGAATTTGCCACCCCGGACTGAATTTTCGTCTATCCTGCAAAAGCAATCGGACTTATCCTGGCAGCTGCTATAA
- a CDS encoding DoxX family protein — translation MTVIQKIERWGDVHHAKWLDVIRIVLGILIFSKGIAIVSNTNSLQDMLLQNNTFGFSGMMWSVAIHIVGFVHLVGGLLIAIGLLTRFAAVIQIPILLCAVLFVNLAQGFSALNSELWLSIIVLLLLVLFWVIGSGPFSVDQAMKKRPNIYR, via the coding sequence ATGACAGTTATTCAAAAAATTGAGCGTTGGGGCGATGTCCATCATGCCAAATGGCTTGACGTGATCCGTATTGTATTGGGCATACTTATTTTTAGTAAGGGCATTGCCATTGTGAGCAATACCAATTCGCTACAGGACATGCTGCTGCAAAATAATACATTTGGTTTTTCGGGCATGATGTGGAGCGTGGCCATTCATATTGTTGGCTTTGTGCACCTGGTTGGCGGCCTTTTAATTGCCATTGGCCTGCTTACACGCTTTGCAGCAGTGATCCAGATCCCTATTTTACTTTGTGCTGTACTTTTTGTGAACCTGGCCCAGGGCTTTTCGGCCCTTAACAGTGAGCTTTGGTTATCCATTATTGTATTGCTCTTGCTGGTATTGTTCTGGGTAATTGGCTCGGGTCCCTTTTCTGTTGATCAGGCCATGAAAAAGAGACCTAATATTTACAGATAA
- a CDS encoding shikimate kinase has protein sequence MMKIFLIGFMGCGKSTMGKKLAVKLGYDFVDLDQQIEKNIGKTIGAYFSEHGEAAFRKLESDTLKHFDYPANVVIATGGGAPCFFDNMDWMNANGLTMYIEMPPAALAKRLESGKEKRPLLRDLNEAQMIEFIENRLAERDVFYKRAALVIDGINLNADAMRALILSQE, from the coding sequence ATGATGAAGATATTTCTGATTGGCTTTATGGGCTGCGGTAAAAGCACAATGGGTAAAAAACTGGCAGTAAAACTTGGGTACGACTTTGTTGATCTGGACCAGCAGATAGAAAAAAATATAGGTAAAACTATTGGCGCTTATTTTTCTGAACATGGCGAAGCGGCTTTCAGAAAACTGGAAAGTGATACCCTGAAGCATTTTGATTACCCTGCAAACGTGGTTATTGCCACCGGAGGCGGTGCGCCATGCTTTTTTGACAATATGGACTGGATGAATGCCAACGGTTTAACCATGTATATTGAAATGCCCCCTGCTGCGCTGGCCAAACGCCTGGAAAGCGGTAAAGAAAAAAGACCGCTGTTACGCGATCTTAATGAAGCCCAGATGATTGAGTTTATTGAAAACAGATTAGCTGAACGCGACGTTTTTTACAAACGCGCTGCCCTGGTTATAGATGGCATTAACCTCAATGCAGATGCAATGAGGGCCCTCATATTAAGTCAGGAATAA
- a CDS encoding ABC transporter permease gives MLRYAVKKFLYGVAVMAGVIVVVFVLFNILPGDPARMTMGQRSDVSSLEAVRKEFGLDKSKPVQFFLYLNDLSPIGLHENTPEAKEKYHYVKLIGFGDEVLALKWPYLRRSYQTKRDVTTILSETVPNTFILALTAMIFATLVGVFLGVLSAVHKDTWIDKAANSFAILGISAPSFFAGIIIAWLFGFVLSNYTGLNMSGSLYSYDPFKGEVMTWKNLWLPMLTLGLRPLAIIVQLTRSAMLDVLAQDYIRTARAKGLSRNAIIYKHALKNALNPVITAISGWFASLLAGSFFVEYIFGYNGLGRTTVNALEMSDFPVVMGSILFIALVFVIINILVDVLYAFVDPRVKLA, from the coding sequence ATGCTGCGCTACGCTGTCAAAAAGTTCTTATATGGAGTAGCGGTAATGGCTGGTGTAATAGTGGTGGTCTTTGTGCTGTTTAATATCCTGCCAGGTGATCCGGCACGGATGACAATGGGCCAGCGGTCGGATGTTTCCTCGCTGGAAGCAGTGCGAAAGGAATTCGGACTGGATAAGTCGAAGCCTGTACAGTTTTTTCTTTACCTGAACGACCTTTCACCCATCGGCCTGCATGAAAATACCCCTGAAGCGAAAGAGAAATACCACTACGTTAAACTGATTGGTTTTGGAGATGAGGTACTGGCCCTGAAATGGCCTTACCTGCGCCGTTCATATCAGACCAAAAGGGATGTGACCACCATTTTGTCCGAAACCGTACCCAATACCTTTATCCTGGCCCTCACTGCCATGATCTTTGCTACCCTGGTCGGCGTGTTCCTGGGCGTGCTTTCTGCGGTGCACAAAGATACCTGGATTGATAAGGCCGCCAATTCGTTTGCCATACTGGGCATTTCGGCACCTTCTTTTTTTGCGGGGATCATCATTGCCTGGCTGTTCGGCTTTGTGCTTAGCAATTATACAGGTTTAAATATGTCTGGCAGTCTGTACAGTTATGATCCTTTTAAAGGTGAGGTCATGACCTGGAAAAACCTTTGGCTCCCAATGCTCACCTTGGGTTTAAGGCCACTGGCCATTATTGTACAGTTAACCCGCAGTGCCATGCTGGATGTACTGGCGCAGGACTATATCCGTACGGCCAGGGCAAAAGGCCTGAGCCGTAATGCGATCATTTATAAGCATGCCTTAAAAAATGCTTTGAACCCTGTTATTACAGCCATATCAGGCTGGTTTGCTTCCTTACTGGCAGGATCTTTTTTTGTAGAATATATCTTCGGGTATAATGGCTTGGGGCGTACTACGGTAAATGCACTGGAAATGTCCGACTTCCCGGTGGTCATGGGTTCTATTCTTTTTATTGCCCTGGTGTTTGTAATAATTAATATTTTAGTGGATGTATTGTATGCCTTTGTAGATCCAAGGGTAAAACTGGCGTAA
- a CDS encoding BT_3928 family protein, with translation MRKIAFNISKIIVGVLFIFSGLIKANDPLGFGYKLQEYFDVFHMSFLGGMATGIAILLCVLEIVLGALLLLGFWAKKVTAGLLAIIIFFTFLTFVSAAFKVVTSCGCFGDAIPLTPWQSFSKDLVLLVLIIYLFVNRNLIQPIVADPKVQQILLAVVLLASTGFGIFTYSTLPVLDFLPYKIGANIPELMKIPEGAKGDEYAIMYNMHNKKTGEKKVMSDKDYLKTEIWKDENWEITGDPDKVLVKKGYEPKIKDLQISDASGTDYTKELIENPYYNFIIVAYNLNETNDRAIAEFNALALNAAEQYNIRTVLLTSSSASDAAVFSKQMKLFAEVFYADAVPLKSMVRSNPGVLLLKNGVVINKWHYHTMPSFDKLAEKYFNK, from the coding sequence ATGAGGAAAATTGCATTTAACATTTCGAAAATTATTGTTGGTGTCCTTTTCATCTTTTCAGGACTCATTAAGGCAAATGATCCCCTGGGCTTTGGCTATAAGTTACAGGAATACTTTGATGTGTTCCATATGTCCTTTCTGGGAGGCATGGCAACCGGTATAGCTATTTTGCTTTGCGTATTGGAAATTGTACTGGGGGCCTTGCTGCTGTTGGGTTTCTGGGCTAAAAAGGTAACTGCAGGTTTATTGGCCATCATCATCTTTTTTACCTTTTTAACCTTTGTATCTGCAGCCTTTAAAGTCGTAACTTCCTGCGGATGTTTTGGTGATGCCATCCCTTTAACCCCATGGCAGTCCTTTTCCAAAGACCTCGTTTTACTGGTACTGATCATTTACCTGTTCGTTAACCGCAACCTGATCCAGCCCATAGTGGCGGACCCTAAAGTGCAGCAGATACTGCTTGCTGTTGTACTGCTTGCCTCTACCGGCTTTGGTATCTTTACCTACAGTACCTTACCGGTTTTAGATTTTCTGCCATACAAAATAGGGGCAAACATCCCTGAACTGATGAAGATCCCTGAAGGGGCCAAAGGCGACGAATATGCCATCATGTACAATATGCACAATAAAAAGACAGGGGAGAAGAAAGTGATGAGTGATAAAGATTACCTGAAAACCGAGATATGGAAGGACGAGAACTGGGAAATTACAGGCGATCCAGATAAAGTACTGGTAAAAAAAGGCTACGAACCTAAGATAAAAGATCTGCAGATCAGCGATGCCTCCGGAACGGATTATACCAAAGAGCTGATAGAGAACCCCTATTATAACTTCATCATTGTGGCCTATAACCTGAACGAAACCAACGACAGGGCCATAGCCGAATTCAACGCCCTGGCCCTGAATGCTGCTGAACAGTACAACATCAGAACGGTATTGCTAACTTCCAGTTCTGCCAGTGATGCCGCAGTTTTCAGCAAGCAGATGAAGTTGTTTGCCGAGGTTTTTTATGCCGATGCGGTACCCTTAAAAAGTATGGTCAGGTCTAACCCGGGCGTATTGCTGCTAAAAAATGGTGTGGTCATTAACAAATGGCATTACCATACTATGCCCTCTTTTGATAAATTAGCTGAAAAATATTTTAACAAATAA
- a CDS encoding DUF1599 domain-containing protein — protein sequence MATNTAQEFDSVIAVCKSLFLKKTKDYGTAWRILRPASITDQIFIKAQRIRTLEEKKISKVGEDIGSEYIGIINYCIIAMMQLELDENAPFELELPVVEASYNQKVEETKALMFNKNHDYGEAWRDMRISSLTDLILMKILRVKQIEDNMGYTLASEGVNANYQDMLNYSVFALIKLGVR from the coding sequence TTGGCAACAAATACAGCTCAGGAATTTGATTCGGTAATAGCGGTTTGTAAATCGCTCTTTTTAAAAAAAACTAAAGACTACGGTACAGCCTGGCGCATTTTACGCCCGGCCTCTATAACAGACCAGATCTTTATCAAAGCCCAGCGCATCCGTACTCTGGAAGAAAAAAAGATCTCTAAAGTAGGGGAGGACATTGGCTCAGAATATATCGGTATCATCAATTATTGTATCATCGCAATGATGCAGCTGGAACTGGATGAAAATGCCCCGTTTGAACTGGAACTTCCAGTGGTAGAGGCCTCCTACAACCAAAAGGTAGAAGAAACCAAGGCCCTGATGTTCAACAAAAATCACGATTATGGCGAGGCCTGGCGTGACATGCGCATCAGCTCCTTAACCGATCTGATTCTGATGAAGATCCTGAGAGTAAAGCAGATTGAAGACAATATGGGGTATACACTGGCCTCTGAAGGGGTAAATGCCAATTACCAGGACATGTTAAACTATTCTGTTTTTGCACTGATAAAACTGGGGGTTCGATAA
- the folP gene encoding dihydropteroate synthase — MAKDTFLNRKTTLNLGGKLVDLRPPAVMGILNLTTDSFYSKSRTATVEQALERAEIILKEGGQFIDIGAYSSRPGAADVPAQEEKEKVVAAVEAIAAAFPEALLSIDTFRAEVAKAAIEAGAHLINDISAGSMDEAMFETVAELGVPYIIMHMRGTPKTMQQNTSYQHLMPEMLDYFSDKVSRLKKLGVKDIILDPGFGFAKTLDQNYLVMQRLQELDIFELPVLAGLSRKSMIYKFLGEGPEGALNGTTVLNTMALLKGANILRVHDVKAAAECIALVHKTLEQ, encoded by the coding sequence ATGGCTAAAGATACATTTTTAAACCGAAAGACAACACTAAACCTGGGGGGTAAACTGGTCGATCTAAGACCTCCGGCTGTAATGGGCATCCTGAATCTTACAACAGATTCCTTTTACAGCAAGAGCCGCACAGCTACAGTAGAGCAGGCTTTGGAGCGCGCTGAAATTATTCTGAAAGAGGGCGGGCAGTTTATTGACATTGGGGCTTATTCTTCCAGGCCAGGGGCCGCTGATGTGCCTGCACAGGAAGAAAAGGAAAAAGTAGTCGCCGCTGTTGAAGCCATTGCCGCAGCCTTTCCGGAAGCATTGCTTTCTATCGACACTTTCCGGGCAGAGGTTGCAAAAGCCGCAATTGAAGCTGGCGCCCACCTCATTAACGACATATCGGCCGGTAGTATGGATGAAGCCATGTTTGAAACGGTGGCAGAGCTGGGCGTACCTTACATTATCATGCACATGCGGGGTACCCCGAAAACCATGCAGCAAAATACCTCTTATCAGCACCTGATGCCGGAAATGCTGGATTATTTTTCAGATAAGGTATCCCGGCTTAAAAAGTTGGGTGTTAAAGACATCATTCTTGATCCGGGCTTCGGTTTTGCAAAAACCCTTGACCAGAATTACCTTGTAATGCAAAGGCTGCAGGAACTGGATATTTTTGAACTACCAGTATTGGCCGGGCTTTCCAGAAAATCTATGATCTATAAATTTCTGGGCGAAGGGCCTGAAGGGGCCTTAAACGGGACAACAGTATTAAATACCATGGCCTTACTAAAGGGGGCTAACATTTTAAGGGTGCATGATGTAAAAGCTGCTGCCGAATGCATTGCCCTTGTTCATAAAACACTGGAACAATAA
- the cdaA gene encoding diadenylate cyclase CdaA — MKSLDFDFLKVSFTDAVDIILVALIIYYIYNLIKNTLAVNLLLGMVIILVIHWVVDALHMNLLSSIINQFMSVGIIALIIIFQPEIRRFLLLIGKNTFLQQNKAWWGYLFGSKNIEQNNLIRIKPVIDACKSMKKSRTGALIVFVKFYDDQLFANSCEIIDSKISKRLLESIFQKYSPLHDGAVVIAENKIKSASCILPLTDNDKLPPQFGLRHRAGIGVSETTDAVAVIISEETGEIAYAKQGRVRMNVSFGELEKLLNKDF, encoded by the coding sequence ATGAAAAGCTTGGATTTCGATTTTCTGAAGGTATCTTTTACCGATGCGGTAGACATTATTCTTGTCGCGCTGATCATTTATTATATCTATAACCTGATCAAAAATACACTTGCTGTAAATCTTTTATTGGGTATGGTGATTATCCTGGTGATCCACTGGGTGGTAGATGCCCTGCACATGAACCTGCTGTCGAGCATTATTAATCAGTTTATGAGTGTAGGGATCATTGCACTGATCATCATTTTTCAGCCCGAGATCAGGCGTTTCCTGCTCCTTATTGGTAAAAACACGTTTTTACAGCAGAATAAGGCCTGGTGGGGTTATCTCTTTGGCAGTAAGAATATAGAACAAAACAACCTGATCAGGATTAAGCCTGTTATTGATGCCTGCAAAAGCATGAAAAAATCAAGAACGGGTGCGCTGATCGTTTTTGTTAAATTTTATGATGACCAGCTTTTTGCGAATAGCTGCGAAATTATAGATTCTAAAATTTCCAAACGCTTACTGGAAAGCATTTTTCAGAAATACAGCCCGCTGCATGATGGGGCGGTGGTGATTGCCGAAAATAAGATTAAAAGTGCCAGCTGTATTTTACCACTGACGGACAATGATAAATTGCCACCACAGTTTGGCTTAAGGCACAGGGCCGGTATTGGCGTATCGGAAACTACGGATGCTGTTGCGGTGATCATCTCTGAGGAGACCGGTGAGATTGCCTATGCCAAGCAGGGACGGGTACGGATGAATGTTTCTTTTGGAGAGCTGGAGAAATTGCTGAACAAAGATTTTTAA
- a CDS encoding ATP-binding protein — protein sequence MNFKINSNRILFHGPAGGEKKQTVALLGKELGREVHQVELSKVISKYIGETEKNLKRLFAEAEEKGWILFFDEADALFGKRTEIKDAHDKYANQEVSCLLQLMDTHKGMVILATKKKSNIDTAFVRRFNSVLKF from the coding sequence ATGAACTTTAAAATAAACAGCAACCGCATATTGTTCCATGGCCCTGCAGGTGGCGAAAAAAAACAAACCGTTGCCTTATTGGGAAAAGAACTGGGTAGGGAAGTCCATCAGGTAGAGCTGTCAAAAGTAATCTCCAAATACATTGGCGAAACAGAAAAGAACCTTAAACGTCTTTTTGCTGAGGCAGAAGAGAAAGGCTGGATCCTGTTTTTCGATGAGGCCGATGCCTTATTTGGTAAGCGTACAGAGATAAAGGATGCCCATGACAAGTATGCCAACCAGGAAGTGTCCTGTCTTTTACAGCTAATGGACACACATAAAGGAATGGTCATCCTTGCTACAAAGAAAAAAAGCAATATTGATACTGCCTTTGTCAGAAGATTCAATTCCGTACTGAAGTTTTAG
- a CDS encoding BrxA/BrxB family bacilliredoxin has translation MYPEYLVEPMRAELTNVGFQELKTAADVDSAISAEGTVFVVVNSVCGCAAANARPAAKIAAANAKHPDKLVTVFAGMEKEAVDKARSYMMPFPPSSPAMALFKDGKLVHMIERHQIEGRPAQMIADSLIGAFDQYC, from the coding sequence ATGTATCCAGAATATTTAGTAGAACCCATGCGTGCAGAGCTTACTAATGTAGGTTTTCAGGAATTAAAAACAGCCGCCGATGTGGACAGTGCAATCAGCGCAGAAGGAACTGTATTTGTAGTGGTAAACTCTGTTTGTGGCTGCGCTGCAGCTAATGCACGCCCGGCAGCAAAAATTGCTGCGGCCAATGCAAAACATCCTGATAAACTGGTAACGGTTTTTGCAGGAATGGAAAAAGAAGCGGTTGATAAAGCAAGGAGCTATATGATGCCTTTCCCACCTTCATCACCTGCTATGGCCTTGTTTAAAGATGGTAAACTGGTCCACATGATCGAGCGTCATCAGATTGAAGGCCGTCCGGCCCAAATGATTGCTGATAGCCTGATCGGTGCATTTGATCAGTATTGCTAG
- a CDS encoding bestrophin family protein, whose amino-acid sequence MLLKENIPVKYIFGKIGKEMLIVALYAALITMLYSNFHITRISIPIAVPTILGTVISLLLAFKSNQAYDRWWEARTIWGAVVNDSRSLTRQLLTFVDNPYSAEDEKVFCERLAKRQIAWCYALSRHLRKQDPLEELGRLISNDDLEYVKNYTNVPLALLELQGSDLRNAYKLGWINEYQQVQMDKTLTAFSNQMGGCERIKNTIFPVTYSVYIHFSIILFIMLLPFGLIEFFSFATVPLVIAIACSFFLIEKMAIHLQDPFENKPTDTPTTTICRTIERDIKQMLKENYRQEEKLTGLHLTKAKMYYIL is encoded by the coding sequence ATGTTACTAAAAGAAAATATACCGGTAAAATATATCTTTGGAAAGATTGGTAAGGAAATGCTGATCGTTGCGCTATACGCTGCCTTAATCACCATGTTATACAGCAATTTTCACATTACCAGAATTTCCATACCTATTGCAGTGCCCACTATTCTGGGTACTGTAATTTCATTGCTGCTGGCTTTTAAATCCAACCAGGCATACGATCGCTGGTGGGAAGCCCGTACCATCTGGGGTGCAGTCGTAAATGATTCCAGATCGCTGACAAGGCAGTTGCTTACCTTTGTCGACAATCCATATAGTGCCGAAGATGAGAAAGTCTTTTGCGAACGTCTTGCAAAAAGACAGATTGCCTGGTGCTACGCCCTTAGCCGGCACCTGCGCAAACAAGATCCACTGGAAGAGCTTGGCCGGCTCATTAGTAATGATGATCTGGAGTATGTAAAAAACTATACCAACGTACCCCTGGCACTGCTGGAGCTGCAGGGCAGCGATTTGCGCAATGCCTATAAGCTGGGCTGGATAAATGAATACCAGCAGGTACAGATGGATAAGACGCTTACGGCCTTTTCTAATCAAATGGGCGGTTGCGAACGCATAAAGAATACAATTTTTCCGGTGACGTATAGTGTTTATATTCATTTCTCCATCATCCTCTTCATCATGTTGCTGCCCTTCGGATTGATAGAGTTTTTCAGCTTTGCGACAGTTCCACTGGTTATTGCCATCGCCTGTTCTTTTTTTCTGATCGAAAAAATGGCCATTCATTTACAGGACCCTTTTGAGAATAAACCAACAGATACACCTACAACCACCATTTGCCGGACTATTGAAAGGGACATTAAACAGATGCTCAAAGAAAATTACAGGCAGGAAGAAAAGCTGACAGGCTTGCATCTTACCAAGGCAAAAATGTATTATATCCTTTAG